A DNA window from Branchiostoma lanceolatum isolate klBraLanc5 chromosome 17, klBraLanc5.hap2, whole genome shotgun sequence contains the following coding sequences:
- the LOC136422395 gene encoding sodium- and chloride-dependent glycine transporter 2-like isoform X2 codes for MLACAGLPIFFLELAFGQFSSQGPVGVWKAIPLLQGVGVCMVCVSFLVGIYYNVIIAYALFYLFASFTSYLPWSDCDNPWNTPGCATKACQQTVNATFQNITLGGEMYSMFGMYDENGTWVNGTYCGDKMRTSPSEDYWNHYALEITPGIHETGGVKWQLALSLVLAWVIVFFSMCKGVKSSGKVVYFTATFPYFVLVILLIVGVLQDGHLDGVLFFITPKWERLKEAKVWKDAATQIFYSLSAAWGGLITMASYNRFQNNCYKDTLIVSLMNCSTSIFAGFVIFSILGFMAKQIGVDVDDVAASGPGLAFIAYPEALTKLPVPPIWAILFFLMLLTLGLDTQFAIIETVVTTVCDQFKIKHTGIKKTLSTLGFCILMFLLGLLCVTRSGLYWVNLIDNFAASYSLMVIAITEMLGISWIYGINNFCRDIKMMVGFEPGWYWKATWAVISPGLLIFIFIFSLVEYTPPTLNDTYIYPGWSQAVAWLMVLFGTIWIPAIAIYRIAVSPGDTFMERLKFACKPAPDWGPYLNQHRELDSERYKPKPDPSKQIVNDPYADVGTKI; via the exons ATGCTGGCGTGTGCCGGCCTGCCCATCTTCTTCCTGGAGCTGGCCTTCGGACAGTTCTCAAGCCAGGGCCCTGTGGGCGTATGGAAGGCCATCCCGCTATTGCAAG GAGTTGGGGTGTGCAtggtgtgtgtgtccttcctcGTGGGGATCTACTACAACGTGATCATCGCCTACGCGTTGTTCTACCTGTTCGCCTCCTTCACCAGCTACCTCCCCTGGTCCGACTGCGACAACCCGTGGAACACGCCCGGCTGCGCCACAAAAG CGTGCCAGCAGACGGTGAACGCGACGTTCCAGAACATCACGTTAGGCGGGGAGATGTACTCCATGTTTGGGATGTACGACGAGAACGGGACCTGGGTCAACGGGACGTACTGCGGGGACAAGATGCGCACCAGCCCCAGCGAGGACTACTGGAA TCACTATGCCCTTGAGATCACGCCGGGCATCCACGAGACCGGCGGCGTGAAGTGGCAGCTAGCGCTCAGCCTGGTGCTGGCCTGGGTCATCGTCTTCTTCAGCATGTGCAAGGGAGTCAAGTCATCTGGCAAG GTTGTTTACTTCACGGCGACCTTCCCGTACTTTGTGCTTGTGATCCTCCTGATCGTGGGTGTGCTACAAGATGGCCACCTGGACGGCGTGCTCTTCTTCATCACACCTAAGTGGGAGAGACTCAAGGAGGCTAAG GTATGGAAGGATGCTGCCACCCAGATCTTCTACTCCCTGTCAGCAGCCTGGGGCGGCCTCATCACCATGGCCTCCTACAACAGATTCCAGAACAACTGCTACAA AGACACCCTGATTGTGTCCCTGATGAACTGCTCCACCAGCATCTTTGCTGGCTTCGTCATTTTCTCCATCCTGGGCTTCATGGCCAAGCAGATCGGAGTGGACGTGGATGATGTGGCAGCCTCTG GGCCTGGGCTTGCGTTTATTGCATATCCCGAGGCCCTCACGAAGCTGCCCGTGCCCCCGATATGGGCCATCCTCTTCTTCCTGATGTTGCTGACACTCGGCCTCGACACGCAG TTTGCCATCATCGAGACGGTTGTTACGACAGTTTGTGAccagttcaagatcaagcacaCAGGGATAAAGAAGACGCTGAGCACCCTGGGATTCTGCATCCTCATGTTCCTTCTAGGACTGCTGTGTGTTACGAGG AGTGGACTGTACTGGGTGAACTTGATTGACAACTTCGCTGCCTCCTACTCGCTCATGGTCATTGCCATTACTGAGATGCTGGGAATCTCGTGGATCTATG GCATTAACAACTTCTGCAGAGACATTAAGATGATGGTTGGGTTTGAGCCGGGGTGGTACTGGAAGGCCACCTGGGCCGTCATCTCACCTGGCCTGCTGATC ttcatcttcatcttcagcCTGGTGGAGTACACACCGCCCACGTTGAACGACACCTACATCTACCCCGGCTGGTCGCAGGCCGTTGCCTGGCTCATGGTGCTGTTCGGGACCATCTGGATCCCTGCCATCGCCATCTACAGGATCGCAGTGTCGCCGGGAGACACCTTCATGgag CGTTTAAAATTCGCCTGCAAGCCTGCGCCGGACTGGGGCCCGTACCTGAACCAGCATCGTGAGCTCGACTCCGAACGGTACAAGCCGAAACCCGATCCCTCCAAGCAGATCGTCA
- the LOC136422395 gene encoding sodium- and chloride-dependent glycine transporter 2-like isoform X1 — MTGDTPNEQPTELKQLDPDGNYKFENGSVAVEDEGDENKERGNWSNKLDFILSCVGYAVGLGNVWRFPYLAYQNGGGAFLVPYTIMLACAGLPIFFLELAFGQFSSQGPVGVWKAIPLLQGVGVCMVCVSFLVGIYYNVIIAYALFYLFASFTSYLPWSDCDNPWNTPGCATKACQQTVNATFQNITLGGEMYSMFGMYDENGTWVNGTYCGDKMRTSPSEDYWNHYALEITPGIHETGGVKWQLALSLVLAWVIVFFSMCKGVKSSGKVVYFTATFPYFVLVILLIVGVLQDGHLDGVLFFITPKWERLKEAKVWKDAATQIFYSLSAAWGGLITMASYNRFQNNCYKDTLIVSLMNCSTSIFAGFVIFSILGFMAKQIGVDVDDVAASGPGLAFIAYPEALTKLPVPPIWAILFFLMLLTLGLDTQFAIIETVVTTVCDQFKIKHTGIKKTLSTLGFCILMFLLGLLCVTRSGLYWVNLIDNFAASYSLMVIAITEMLGISWIYGINNFCRDIKMMVGFEPGWYWKATWAVISPGLLIFIFIFSLVEYTPPTLNDTYIYPGWSQAVAWLMVLFGTIWIPAIAIYRIAVSPGDTFMERLKFACKPAPDWGPYLNQHRELDSERYKPKPDPSKQIVNDPYADVGTKI, encoded by the exons ATGACGGGGGACACGCCGAACGAGCAGCCCACGGAGCTGAAGCAGCTCGACCCG GACGGTAACTACAAGTTTGAGAACGGCTCAGTGGCGGTGGAAGATGAGGGGGATGAGAACAAGGAGCGAGGGAACTGGTCCAACAAGCTGGACTTCATCCTCTCGTGCGTCGGGTACGCCGTCGGACTCGGCAACGTCTGGAGGTTCCCCTACCTCGCCTACCAGAACGGAGGAG GAGCATTCCTGGTGCCCTACACCATTATGCTGGCGTGTGCCGGCCTGCCCATCTTCTTCCTGGAGCTGGCCTTCGGACAGTTCTCAAGCCAGGGCCCTGTGGGCGTATGGAAGGCCATCCCGCTATTGCAAG GAGTTGGGGTGTGCAtggtgtgtgtgtccttcctcGTGGGGATCTACTACAACGTGATCATCGCCTACGCGTTGTTCTACCTGTTCGCCTCCTTCACCAGCTACCTCCCCTGGTCCGACTGCGACAACCCGTGGAACACGCCCGGCTGCGCCACAAAAG CGTGCCAGCAGACGGTGAACGCGACGTTCCAGAACATCACGTTAGGCGGGGAGATGTACTCCATGTTTGGGATGTACGACGAGAACGGGACCTGGGTCAACGGGACGTACTGCGGGGACAAGATGCGCACCAGCCCCAGCGAGGACTACTGGAA TCACTATGCCCTTGAGATCACGCCGGGCATCCACGAGACCGGCGGCGTGAAGTGGCAGCTAGCGCTCAGCCTGGTGCTGGCCTGGGTCATCGTCTTCTTCAGCATGTGCAAGGGAGTCAAGTCATCTGGCAAG GTTGTTTACTTCACGGCGACCTTCCCGTACTTTGTGCTTGTGATCCTCCTGATCGTGGGTGTGCTACAAGATGGCCACCTGGACGGCGTGCTCTTCTTCATCACACCTAAGTGGGAGAGACTCAAGGAGGCTAAG GTATGGAAGGATGCTGCCACCCAGATCTTCTACTCCCTGTCAGCAGCCTGGGGCGGCCTCATCACCATGGCCTCCTACAACAGATTCCAGAACAACTGCTACAA AGACACCCTGATTGTGTCCCTGATGAACTGCTCCACCAGCATCTTTGCTGGCTTCGTCATTTTCTCCATCCTGGGCTTCATGGCCAAGCAGATCGGAGTGGACGTGGATGATGTGGCAGCCTCTG GGCCTGGGCTTGCGTTTATTGCATATCCCGAGGCCCTCACGAAGCTGCCCGTGCCCCCGATATGGGCCATCCTCTTCTTCCTGATGTTGCTGACACTCGGCCTCGACACGCAG TTTGCCATCATCGAGACGGTTGTTACGACAGTTTGTGAccagttcaagatcaagcacaCAGGGATAAAGAAGACGCTGAGCACCCTGGGATTCTGCATCCTCATGTTCCTTCTAGGACTGCTGTGTGTTACGAGG AGTGGACTGTACTGGGTGAACTTGATTGACAACTTCGCTGCCTCCTACTCGCTCATGGTCATTGCCATTACTGAGATGCTGGGAATCTCGTGGATCTATG GCATTAACAACTTCTGCAGAGACATTAAGATGATGGTTGGGTTTGAGCCGGGGTGGTACTGGAAGGCCACCTGGGCCGTCATCTCACCTGGCCTGCTGATC ttcatcttcatcttcagcCTGGTGGAGTACACACCGCCCACGTTGAACGACACCTACATCTACCCCGGCTGGTCGCAGGCCGTTGCCTGGCTCATGGTGCTGTTCGGGACCATCTGGATCCCTGCCATCGCCATCTACAGGATCGCAGTGTCGCCGGGAGACACCTTCATGgag CGTTTAAAATTCGCCTGCAAGCCTGCGCCGGACTGGGGCCCGTACCTGAACCAGCATCGTGAGCTCGACTCCGAACGGTACAAGCCGAAACCCGATCCCTCCAAGCAGATCGTCA